A window of Paenibacillus polygoni contains these coding sequences:
- a CDS encoding flagellin N-terminal helical domain-containing protein — MIINHNIAAMNTHRQMGTNTQNTNKAIEKLSSGLRINRAGDDAAGLAISEKMRGQIRGLDMATKNAQDGISLIQTAEGALNETHSILQRVRELAVQSANDTNTNVDREELQKEVAELTNEITRISTDTEFNTKKLLNGTGVSSAVFQIGANNGQSITLSIGNMGAASLGITSVAIGTQTGANAALTALDDAIKLVSAERAKLGANQNRLEHTINNLGTTSENLSAAESRIRDVDMAKEMMNQTKNNILAQASQAMLAQANQQPQAVLQLLR; from the coding sequence ATGATTATCAATCACAATATTGCGGCTATGAACACACATCGCCAAATGGGTACAAATACTCAAAACACAAACAAAGCAATTGAAAAATTGTCTTCCGGTCTTCGTATTAACCGTGCAGGGGACGATGCTGCTGGTCTTGCGATCTCTGAAAAAATGCGTGGACAAATACGTGGTCTTGACATGGCTACAAAAAATGCTCAAGATGGAATTTCCTTGATTCAAACAGCTGAAGGTGCACTGAACGAAACTCACAGTATCTTGCAACGTGTTCGAGAGCTGGCGGTTCAATCTGCGAATGACACGAATACTAATGTTGATCGTGAAGAACTTCAGAAAGAGGTTGCTGAACTGACTAATGAAATCACACGTATCTCTACAGATACTGAGTTTAATACTAAGAAACTCTTGAATGGTACTGGCGTGAGCAGTGCTGTATTCCAAATTGGTGCAAATAATGGTCAAAGTATTACCTTGTCAATAGGAAACATGGGCGCTGCTTCCCTGGGGATTACTTCTGTAGCTATCGGTACACAGACTGGTGCAAATGCAGCTCTTACCGCTTTGGATGACGCTATTAAATTAGTATCCGCAGAACGTGCAAAACTGGGTGCAAACCAAAACCGTCTGGAACATACAATCAACAACTTAGGAACTACTTCTGAAAACTTGTCTGCTGCTGAATCCCGTATTCGTGACGTGGATATGGCAAAAGAAATGATGAATCAAACGAAAAATAATATTCTAGCTCAAGCATCTCAAGCAATGTTGGCACAAGCAAATCAACAGCCGCAAGCTGTATTGCAATTGCTTCGTTAA
- the csrA gene encoding carbon storage regulator CsrA, with protein sequence MLVLSRKKGESIVIDDHIEITVLGVEGETVRIGISAPAEVDIFRKEVHLAIQEANKQSAASTKDHIEALIAQFQQSVKNEK encoded by the coding sequence ATGCTAGTACTATCCAGGAAAAAGGGAGAGTCCATCGTGATCGATGATCATATTGAGATTACCGTGCTCGGTGTTGAAGGAGAGACGGTCCGAATTGGCATTTCCGCACCTGCGGAAGTTGATATTTTCCGTAAAGAGGTTCATCTCGCAATACAGGAAGCGAACAAGCAATCCGCCGCTTCAACGAAGGATCATATTGAGGCTTTAATCGCGCAATTTCAGCAGTCAGTAAAAAATGAAAAATAA
- the fliW gene encoding flagellar assembly protein FliW — protein MIIESASWGSIEVEDDQIFHFNRGIPGFEEEKEFAILPYEDSPFSMMQSLSEPSLSFLLADPFLFEPGYEFELPDHDTMELGIKEKVLVRCIVTLQASIEESSINLLAPIVMNPENVEAKQIVLQQSGYQTRHAIKELSAARTLFAKDGE, from the coding sequence TTGATCATTGAATCCGCCTCTTGGGGCAGTATCGAAGTAGAAGACGATCAAATATTTCATTTTAATAGAGGAATTCCGGGATTTGAAGAAGAGAAAGAGTTTGCCATTCTACCTTATGAGGATAGTCCATTTAGTATGATGCAATCACTAAGTGAGCCAAGTCTATCCTTTTTATTAGCGGACCCATTTCTATTTGAGCCGGGTTATGAATTTGAATTACCAGATCACGATACCATGGAACTAGGAATTAAAGAGAAGGTACTCGTACGCTGTATAGTAACCCTTCAAGCATCGATTGAGGAATCAAGTATCAATTTGTTAGCTCCCATTGTCATGAATCCAGAGAATGTTGAGGCCAAACAGATCGTGCTGCAACAATCCGGTTACCAGACACGGCATGCCATCAAGGAACTATCTGCAGCCAGAACCCTTTTTGCAAAGGATGGTGAATAA
- a CDS encoding DUF6470 family protein codes for MSTIPMLQIRQQNGRIGIDADLGQYSIRQPKADLQIKSNPATLQIDQHQPELVVDSSRAKAAFTGGTQIEMTQRLYSNVKQIFLEGIAKRVEQGNRMTDFYKPGNTIAEVYGKHEALPVLGEFRGEASIDNVDIHFNVRKTDIEIERGSVDIDVKVNKPDIDYQRGKLQIYMMQYPSIQFIPSEVDQTV; via the coding sequence ATGAGCACAATCCCTATGCTTCAGATCAGGCAGCAGAACGGACGTATTGGCATTGATGCAGATTTAGGACAGTATTCCATAAGACAACCGAAAGCAGATCTTCAGATCAAAAGTAACCCAGCAACCCTTCAAATCGATCAGCATCAGCCTGAGCTTGTTGTCGATTCGTCGCGTGCGAAAGCTGCTTTTACCGGGGGAACGCAGATAGAGATGACACAGCGCTTGTATTCAAACGTTAAGCAAATTTTCCTTGAGGGAATTGCCAAACGAGTTGAGCAGGGTAACCGGATGACTGATTTTTATAAGCCGGGTAATACGATTGCTGAGGTATATGGGAAACATGAAGCTCTACCGGTTCTAGGGGAATTCCGAGGCGAAGCCTCCATAGATAATGTAGATATACACTTTAATGTTCGAAAGACGGACATCGAGATTGAAAGAGGTTCCGTAGATATCGATGTAAAAGTAAACAAGCCGGACATAGACTATCAGCGGGGCAAGCTGCAGATCTATATGATGCAGTATCCGTCCATCCAATTTATTCCCTCTGAAGTAGATCAGACGGTGTAA
- the flgL gene encoding flagellar hook-associated protein FlgL, which yields MIRVTSNMMSNQLMMNINRNAKQLNDTQLQMSTGMKINKPSDDPVGITYALRYRTELNSNAEYQSNVDSAISWLDYSDTVVSQTNEVLQRMRELTVTASSGTNPQSALESIRLEVNQLKEQFVDIGNSQLNGKYIFNGEGYNQKPYDFAKNAENVSDTSGFTRDMIDTGNVNYAVGSGIQLAINVSGNDVMGSADETDNVFAIADRLSKALEVGDFDAISAELAHMDTRVEKLTAAQAGIGAKMNRIELMQNRLGDMEYNLTSLQAKTEDADYAELAVRSQIQENIYNATLSVGAKIISSSLVDFLR from the coding sequence ATGATCCGAGTAACCTCAAATATGATGAGCAACCAGCTCATGATGAACATTAACCGTAACGCGAAGCAGCTTAATGATACGCAGCTTCAAATGTCCACGGGAATGAAGATTAACAAGCCTTCAGATGACCCAGTAGGTATTACATATGCATTACGATACCGTACAGAACTGAATTCCAATGCGGAATATCAGAGCAATGTGGATTCGGCCATTTCCTGGCTGGATTACTCAGATACCGTCGTATCTCAGACCAACGAAGTTTTGCAGAGAATGCGAGAACTAACAGTTACGGCATCAAGTGGAACCAATCCACAAAGTGCCCTGGAGAGTATTCGTCTTGAAGTGAATCAGCTGAAAGAGCAGTTTGTCGATATCGGTAATAGCCAGCTTAACGGGAAATATATTTTTAATGGTGAGGGTTATAATCAGAAACCATATGATTTTGCGAAAAACGCTGAGAATGTATCCGATACTTCTGGATTCACAAGAGATATGATTGATACCGGAAATGTAAATTATGCTGTCGGCAGCGGGATACAACTCGCTATTAATGTGAGCGGTAATGATGTAATGGGATCTGCAGATGAGACGGACAATGTATTTGCAATAGCGGATCGTTTAAGTAAAGCGCTGGAAGTGGGAGACTTCGATGCGATCTCTGCTGAACTAGCTCACATGGATACTCGTGTAGAAAAACTAACGGCTGCACAGGCGGGTATTGGCGCGAAAATGAATAGGATTGAACTAATGCAAAATAGACTTGGTGATATGGAATATAATTTAACGAGTCTGCAAGCGAAAACAGAAGATGCGGATTACGCAGAGTTAGCTGTTCGTTCGCAGATTCAAGAAAATATCTATAACGCAACGTTATCCGTTGGTGCGAAAATCATCTCCTCTTCCTTAGTTGACTTTCTTAGATAA
- the flgK gene encoding flagellar hook-associated protein FlgK codes for MVSTFHSIETAKRSLFTQTAALNTTGHNISNANTEGYTRQTVKMTASSPMDPLAYLRSTNPGQLGSGVEFSAIERIRQGFLDSQFRSENSSLGNWEIQYDALDKIQGIMTEPSDTGLQTVLDKFWSSWSDLSKDPENLTARNIVKESALALTDAMNLMSKQLDGLSQDLTANIGVKAQEMQTYLTSIADLNNTISRIEALGDNANDLRDQRDLLTDKLSKIANITVTENEQGYNISIGGTNLVNGTAVTEVTSALLTDAYASGDLKGGEVYGMVVSRDSFVTSFQNDLNQLANTIANGDITITLPAGSSVREGTVADQDTVITVNGAESTVLAGQAFPAGAVLKNETPLTVKGLNGLHELGFSLDGSASAGIPFFTGADGGPITAGNITLNKEIQLNPNKIASSLRLDASGNAVKGNNTLASLMGSLKGTSFTTPGGTDKTTLNDLYKSMVGELGVQTQEAYRKMTNSASLVTQVENSRQSVSGVSLDEEMSNMIKFQHAYSAAARFMTTFDELLEKLINGTGTVGR; via the coding sequence ATGGTTTCCACTTTTCATTCGATAGAGACTGCAAAACGCAGTTTGTTTACACAAACGGCCGCACTGAATACAACAGGTCACAACATATCCAATGCCAATACAGAGGGTTACACGAGACAAACGGTAAAAATGACCGCTTCTTCTCCTATGGATCCGCTTGCTTATTTAAGATCTACAAACCCGGGCCAACTCGGTTCGGGGGTGGAGTTCTCAGCTATTGAACGAATTCGCCAGGGGTTCCTCGACAGCCAGTTCCGCAGCGAGAATTCGAGCCTCGGGAATTGGGAGATTCAATATGATGCACTGGATAAGATCCAGGGAATCATGACGGAACCTTCCGATACGGGTCTACAGACCGTATTAGATAAGTTCTGGTCCTCCTGGTCTGATCTAAGTAAAGATCCAGAGAACCTCACAGCTCGTAATATTGTAAAAGAATCTGCACTTGCTCTGACGGATGCGATGAACCTTATGAGCAAGCAGCTAGATGGATTAAGTCAGGACCTTACCGCAAATATCGGTGTTAAGGCGCAAGAGATGCAAACGTATCTTACGTCTATTGCCGATTTGAATAATACGATTTCAAGAATTGAAGCTTTGGGCGATAACGCAAATGATCTTCGCGATCAGCGTGATCTCCTCACTGATAAGTTATCCAAAATTGCGAACATAACCGTAACGGAAAATGAACAAGGGTACAACATCTCCATTGGTGGAACGAATCTCGTGAATGGTACGGCAGTTACAGAAGTGACGAGCGCTCTTCTTACGGACGCTTATGCATCTGGGGATCTTAAAGGCGGCGAAGTGTATGGAATGGTCGTTTCGAGAGACAGCTTTGTAACGAGCTTTCAGAATGATCTGAATCAACTGGCAAATACCATCGCGAATGGCGATATTACGATTACTTTACCTGCCGGTTCCTCTGTTCGTGAAGGTACGGTGGCAGATCAAGATACCGTGATTACAGTAAATGGTGCCGAGTCTACCGTTTTGGCAGGACAAGCATTTCCCGCGGGAGCGGTTCTCAAGAATGAGACTCCTTTAACGGTGAAGGGCCTCAACGGACTGCATGAGCTTGGTTTTTCATTAGATGGCTCTGCAAGTGCCGGCATTCCTTTTTTCACAGGGGCAGATGGCGGACCGATTACGGCAGGCAACATTACCCTTAATAAAGAAATTCAGCTCAACCCAAATAAGATTGCTTCCTCCTTACGTCTTGATGCTTCAGGTAATGCGGTGAAAGGGAATAATACCCTAGCCTCACTCATGGGCAGTCTGAAAGGCACTTCTTTTACGACACCAGGTGGAACAGATAAGACGACACTTAATGATTTATATAAATCCATGGTTGGAGAACTTGGGGTTCAGACACAGGAAGCTTATCGTAAAATGACGAACTCTGCTTCTTTGGTGACTCAGGTGGAGAACTCTCGGCAATCAGTCAGCGGAGTATCGCTGGATGAAGAGATGAGCAACATGATTAAGTTCCAGCATGCCTATAGCGCAGCTGCTAGATTTATGACGACGTTTGATGAGCTGTTAGAGAAATTAATTAATGGAACCGGGACTGTAGGAAGATAG
- a CDS encoding flagellar protein FlgN — MSLNQLIDAMYELETTHREMLRTAEVKKESIIKNDTDTLIRLLNQESVLLKRIQSQEVMKNEAIVSFLLERGIKSKLNLTITEISRLVFDVEDKERLQQAQMALSTTLLQLKEVNEINQKLLEQSLAFIDYSLDVLIDKPTQEPVYKHPDQRHGAVGQFGYFDSRA; from the coding sequence ATGTCCCTAAATCAATTAATTGATGCCATGTATGAACTTGAGACAACGCATCGTGAGATGCTTCGTACAGCAGAAGTGAAAAAAGAATCCATTATTAAGAACGATACAGATACATTAATCCGTTTGTTAAACCAAGAGTCAGTCCTATTGAAGCGCATTCAAAGTCAGGAAGTTATGAAAAATGAAGCAATTGTCTCCTTCTTACTCGAGCGTGGAATTAAGTCCAAATTAAATCTGACCATTACGGAAATCTCTCGTCTCGTATTTGATGTAGAGGATAAGGAAAGATTGCAACAAGCTCAAATGGCGCTAAGCACAACCTTATTACAGCTCAAAGAAGTGAATGAAATTAATCAAAAATTGCTGGAACAGTCACTCGCATTTATTGATTATTCATTGGACGTGCTGATCGATAAGCCCACACAGGAGCCGGTGTATAAACATCCAGATCAACGCCATGGAGCGGTAGGTCAATTCGGATATTTCGACTCACGAGCTTAA
- the flgM gene encoding flagellar biosynthesis anti-sigma factor FlgM: protein MKINESGRIGAIHSYSKNIESAQQTEGKKTNRKDEITISPEAMEMLQKQEQVQNSERTQRIQELKQQVASGTYRVDTDKLAEKMMPYFKSSSEK, encoded by the coding sequence ATGAAAATTAATGAATCCGGTCGCATTGGAGCAATTCATTCTTATTCCAAAAACATAGAGTCTGCTCAGCAGACCGAAGGAAAGAAAACAAACCGCAAGGATGAGATTACGATCTCTCCAGAGGCGATGGAAATGCTTCAAAAACAAGAACAAGTCCAAAACAGTGAACGCACACAGCGTATTCAGGAACTGAAACAACAAGTTGCTTCAGGCACCTATAGAGTCGATACAGATAAGCTTGCCGAGAAGATGATGCCGTATTTTAAATCAAGTTCCGAGAAGTAG
- a CDS encoding flagellar protein, with amino-acid sequence MNVGNCPHCGKLYALNVMGCCPTCLREIEQQYVDCAEYLRKHRGANVQELSDETGVSIKQITRFIKEGRISVVDAPNLMLPCEVCGTSIREGHMCESCRSRLSKDLSSAAREVSQGEGRSLGAGAYRAIDKSGRS; translated from the coding sequence ATGAATGTAGGTAACTGTCCTCACTGCGGCAAGCTTTACGCGCTTAACGTAATGGGCTGTTGTCCAACTTGTCTCAGAGAAATCGAACAGCAGTATGTTGACTGTGCCGAATATTTACGTAAACACAGGGGCGCGAACGTCCAAGAACTGTCCGATGAGACAGGTGTATCCATTAAGCAGATTACACGTTTTATTAAGGAAGGCCGGATCTCTGTAGTGGATGCGCCGAATCTTATGTTGCCTTGTGAAGTTTGCGGTACTTCCATTCGTGAAGGACATATGTGCGAAAGCTGTCGTTCGCGTTTGTCCAAGGATTTGAGCAGTGCAGCCCGGGAGGTTAGTCAGGGGGAAGGACGCTCTCTAGGAGCAGGTGCCTATCGTGCAATCGACAAATCAGGACGTTCCTAG
- a CDS encoding ComF family protein has translation MISFEWVRSFLHGLAAPPGQICVACGNRGALSTTLPGLCPRCVSSIPWIRSIRCHRCGRAIGCPDCARAENLRRSFEMNRSAVRYDPLMREWLAVYKYRGKERMAPLLGTMLGTAYRALQREMTLSPHMIWQAQAVTFVPVSRERHIERGFNQAERLAEVLSHEVRLPVIPMLMRTQHTEKQSYKSRKERVESMRNIFAVHEDASFYMKKILMNLPQNENHQLIHLILVDDVYTTGSTLEACSQAIKRWGEERGIYFKIYTLTWARS, from the coding sequence GTGATTAGTTTTGAGTGGGTACGATCCTTTTTGCATGGGCTGGCTGCGCCGCCGGGACAGATCTGCGTTGCATGTGGTAACCGAGGCGCTCTATCTACCACGCTCCCAGGGTTATGCCCGCGCTGTGTTTCTAGTATTCCTTGGATTCGAAGCATACGCTGCCATCGTTGCGGTAGAGCGATCGGCTGCCCAGACTGTGCAAGAGCTGAGAACCTCCGCCGTTCTTTTGAGATGAACCGAAGTGCGGTAAGATATGATCCTCTCATGCGAGAGTGGCTGGCGGTATATAAATATCGGGGCAAAGAACGGATGGCTCCACTTCTCGGGACCATGCTGGGTACAGCTTACCGTGCTTTACAGCGTGAAATGACGCTTTCTCCTCATATGATCTGGCAGGCACAGGCGGTTACGTTTGTTCCGGTGAGCAGAGAGCGACATATAGAGCGGGGGTTTAATCAAGCCGAAAGGCTCGCTGAAGTACTTAGTCATGAGGTGCGTCTTCCGGTCATTCCCATGCTGATGCGTACACAGCACACGGAGAAACAAAGTTATAAGTCTCGTAAAGAGCGGGTAGAATCGATGCGAAACATCTTTGCTGTTCACGAGGATGCTTCATTTTATATGAAGAAGATACTAATGAATCTGCCACAAAACGAAAATCATCAACTGATTCACCTCATTCTGGTAGATGATGTTTATACAACGGGCAGTACACTCGAAGCTTGCAGCCAGGCAATTAAGCGATGGGGAGAAGAGCGCGGTATCTATTTTAAAATTTATACGCTCACTTGGGCCAGATCCTAG